One window of Methanobacterium alkalithermotolerans genomic DNA carries:
- the aspS gene encoding aspartate--tRNA(Asn) ligase yields the protein MINSLDWRRTHYSRDVNPEMDGEEITVMGWTHEIRDLGGIIFVLLRDRDGTIQITAPSKKIEKEIFEDLRKIKKESVIAVKGTIQESPKAPGGVELIPTSLNLLNESKQPLPLDPTEKVRAEIDTRLDSRFLDIRKPAVSAIFKIKSRMLHSIRVFLEQNEFLEINTPKLVASATEGGTELFPITYFEREAFLGQSPQLYKQIMMSAGFDRVYEIAPIFRAEEHDTLRHLNEVISIDIEASFMNHEDVMEILEKLVVQSITDVKTHCQDDLDVLGRELEIPSLPFERVSYDDMVDMVNSQGVALEYGEDMSRASEKAMGEIMEGYYFITDWPTAIKPFYVMPDEKNPEKSFAFDLMYKDLEISSGAMRVHTPDLLLERIKNQGLNPASFEKYLAAFEYGMPPHAGWGLGAERFNMTLTGVNNIRETVLFPRDRRRLTP from the coding sequence TTGATAAACTCATTAGATTGGAGAAGAACCCATTATTCCCGTGATGTGAACCCTGAAATGGATGGAGAGGAAATAACGGTAATGGGATGGACTCATGAAATAAGGGATTTAGGTGGAATAATATTCGTATTATTAAGAGATCGAGACGGAACCATCCAGATTACTGCCCCCAGCAAAAAAATTGAAAAAGAAATCTTTGAAGATTTAAGAAAGATTAAAAAAGAATCGGTCATTGCAGTAAAAGGAACCATACAGGAATCACCTAAAGCACCAGGTGGTGTGGAACTTATACCCACCTCTTTAAATCTTTTAAATGAATCTAAACAGCCTTTACCTTTGGATCCCACTGAAAAGGTAAGGGCCGAGATAGATACTCGCCTTGATTCCCGGTTCTTAGATATACGTAAACCGGCAGTTAGTGCCATATTTAAGATTAAAAGCAGGATGTTGCATTCTATACGGGTTTTTCTGGAACAAAATGAGTTTTTAGAAATAAATACTCCTAAATTAGTGGCATCTGCAACAGAAGGTGGTACTGAACTTTTCCCCATTACTTACTTTGAAAGAGAAGCCTTTTTAGGGCAAAGCCCCCAGCTGTATAAACAGATAATGATGTCTGCTGGTTTTGATCGGGTTTATGAGATTGCCCCTATATTCCGTGCAGAAGAGCATGACACTCTAAGACACCTCAATGAAGTAATATCCATTGATATAGAGGCTTCTTTTATGAATCATGAAGATGTAATGGAAATTCTAGAAAAACTGGTAGTCCAATCCATAACTGATGTTAAAACCCATTGCCAGGACGATCTAGATGTTTTAGGACGTGAACTGGAAATACCTTCTCTTCCATTTGAAAGGGTAAGTTATGATGATATGGTGGATATGGTCAATTCCCAGGGAGTGGCTCTGGAGTATGGTGAAGATATGTCCCGGGCATCTGAAAAGGCCATGGGTGAAATTATGGAAGGATACTATTTCATAACGGATTGGCCCACTGCCATAAAACCCTTCTATGTAATGCCTGATGAAAAAAATCCTGAGAAAAGTTTTGCTTTTGATTTGATGTATAAGGATCTTGAAATTTCATCAGGAGCCATGCGAGTGCATACCCCTGATTTACTACTGGAGAGAATAAAAAATCAGGGACTAAATCCAGCATCATTTGAAAAATATTTGGCTGCATTCGAATATGGAATGCCACCTCATGCAGGATGGGGTTTAGGTGCAGAAAGATTCAATATGACCCTAACTGGTGTAAATAATATTAGAGAAACTGTTTTATTCCCCAGAGATAGGCGCAGATTGACTCCTTAA
- a CDS encoding pantoate kinase: MKCSIFVPSHITGFFQIIDNPNPVKKGSRGAGVVMDKGVITTLKSSRKDEKITVKINGKIDRLPDSITHQTIELIQQKFSLDSGFKIEHEVQVPIGCGFGTSAACALGTSLGLSHLFNLPFNHNKAAEIAHNAEVILGTGLGDLIAETCGGIVLRIKEGPPGFGKLNQIITEPLYVIAHTKGDMDTSSIIQNPVHQKRINQTGSGMLKSLLKEPRPEKFMSLSRQFAEKTSLMNKEIKEMVDLLDDETIGASMAMLGNTAFALSKTPDSSIENPIVGKIDFCGSRFREI, translated from the coding sequence ATGAAGTGTTCCATATTTGTACCATCACATATAACCGGTTTTTTTCAAATAATTGACAATCCTAATCCAGTTAAAAAAGGATCCCGGGGAGCAGGAGTAGTGATGGATAAAGGAGTCATAACCACACTGAAATCTTCAAGAAAAGATGAAAAAATCACCGTAAAAATAAATGGAAAAATTGACAGATTACCCGACTCCATAACTCACCAGACCATAGAATTAATACAACAAAAATTTAGTCTGGATTCTGGTTTTAAAATAGAGCATGAAGTACAGGTTCCCATAGGATGTGGTTTTGGTACATCGGCTGCCTGTGCTTTGGGAACTTCTTTAGGATTATCTCACCTTTTTAATTTGCCTTTTAACCATAATAAAGCAGCAGAGATTGCTCATAATGCAGAAGTAATTTTAGGTACAGGTTTAGGTGATTTAATTGCAGAAACATGCGGAGGTATTGTATTAAGGATTAAAGAAGGACCCCCGGGATTTGGAAAATTAAACCAGATAATCACCGAACCACTGTATGTAATTGCCCATACTAAGGGAGATATGGATACTTCTTCCATTATTCAAAATCCAGTGCACCAGAAAAGAATTAATCAAACCGGATCAGGTATGCTTAAATCATTGTTAAAGGAACCCCGGCCTGAAAAGTTCATGTCTTTATCCCGTCAGTTTGCAGAAAAAACTTCTTTGATGAATAAGGAAATAAAAGAAATGGTGGACCTTTTAGATGATGAAACCATAGGTGCTTCTATGGCCATGCTGGGAAATACTGCATTTGCACTATCCAAAACTCCTGATTCAAGTATTGAAAATCCTATTGTAGGAAAAATTGATTTTTGTGGAAGCCGGTTTAGGGAAATTTAA
- a CDS encoding carboxymuconolactone decarboxylase family protein, whose amino-acid sequence MSERYQKGLKQLQLMNEDSYELLKKNLDDIAPDLARFVAEFPYGEIYTRKNLDLKSREIATVAALTAMGTAPLQLKSHINGALNVGCSKEEIIEVIIQMAVYAGFPAAINGIMIAKEVFENKED is encoded by the coding sequence ATGTCGGAACGATATCAAAAAGGATTAAAACAACTTCAATTAATGAATGAAGACTCTTATGAACTATTAAAGAAAAATTTAGATGATATAGCTCCTGATCTTGCTCGTTTCGTGGCTGAGTTTCCCTATGGAGAAATATATACTCGGAAAAACCTTGATTTAAAATCAAGAGAAATAGCAACTGTAGCCGCACTTACTGCCATGGGAACTGCCCCATTACAACTAAAAAGTCATATAAATGGCGCATTAAATGTGGGATGTAGTAAAGAAGAAATCATAGAAGTTATAATTCAAATGGCAGTATATGCGGGCTTTCCTGCTGCTATAAATGGTATCATGATAGCTAAAGAGGTCTTTGAAAATAAAGAGGATTAA
- a CDS encoding cobalt-precorrin-8 methylmutase — translation MFMGASTKQGQDIALKSREIVRSLISDKIEHLSLEEQSIVERIVHSTADVEYAEICHISSDFVKCSIESIKNGKDILTDINMVRAGINKYSGEVKCFINHPETIKMAKKEGITRAAAAMEYAAENGFKGIVVIGNAPTALYKVIELFEKGKMDIESVIGVPVGFVGATESKYALKSSQIPHIITKGPKGGTPVAVAAANSLIQLSKDNKRRKPDEI, via the coding sequence ATGTTTATGGGTGCATCCACTAAACAGGGCCAGGATATTGCCCTGAAAAGCAGAGAGATAGTAAGATCGTTGATAAGTGATAAAATAGAGCACTTATCTTTGGAAGAACAATCTATTGTAGAAAGGATAGTCCACTCCACCGCTGATGTGGAATATGCAGAAATTTGTCACATAAGTTCTGATTTTGTTAAATGCAGTATTGAATCAATTAAAAATGGCAAAGACATTCTAACTGATATAAATATGGTACGTGCCGGGATAAATAAATATTCTGGAGAAGTTAAATGCTTTATTAACCATCCTGAAACTATTAAAATGGCTAAAAAAGAGGGCATTACCCGGGCAGCGGCGGCTATGGAGTATGCTGCAGAAAATGGATTTAAAGGAATAGTGGTCATTGGCAATGCACCCACGGCACTTTATAAAGTGATTGAACTATTTGAAAAAGGAAAAATGGATATTGAATCTGTCATAGGAGTTCCAGTTGGCTTTGTAGGAGCTACAGAGTCCAAATATGCCTTAAAAAGTAGTCAAATCCCCCATATCATTACAAAAGGACCTAAAGGAGGAACTCCTGTAGCCGTAGCTGCAGCAAATTCTTTAATACAGTTAAGTAAGGATAATAAAAGGAGGAAGCCTGATGAAATCTGA
- a CDS encoding histidinol phosphate phosphatase domain-containing protein produces MTQRIDLHIHSLFSDGELLPSEIARRACVLDHKAIAITDHVDATNMDCVGRIIDAVDDINDNWGIKVIPGAEITHAPAEIIDKLANNARDIGAEIIVVHGETLVEPVIEGTNWAAVNCPEVDILAHPGLITYEEAEIARENDICLEITSRRGHSLGNGHVGKVALDVGALLVIDTDTHAPGDLISYETAYSYGLGAGLPEKEVEKALTKNPEILLKKRGLI; encoded by the coding sequence ATTACTCAAAGAATAGATCTGCACATTCATAGCCTTTTTAGTGATGGAGAATTATTGCCCTCTGAAATTGCAAGAAGGGCCTGTGTATTGGATCACAAAGCTATTGCTATTACTGATCATGTGGATGCCACCAACATGGATTGTGTGGGCCGTATAATTGATGCGGTAGATGACATTAATGATAACTGGGGCATCAAAGTAATCCCTGGTGCAGAAATAACTCATGCCCCTGCAGAAATAATTGATAAATTAGCTAATAATGCCCGGGATATAGGGGCAGAAATTATCGTGGTTCATGGTGAAACTCTGGTAGAACCAGTAATAGAGGGAACCAACTGGGCAGCGGTAAACTGTCCTGAAGTGGATATATTGGCTCATCCAGGGCTTATAACTTATGAAGAAGCTGAAATAGCCAGGGAAAATGATATTTGTCTGGAGATAACCTCTCGAAGGGGACATTCCCTGGGTAATGGGCATGTGGGTAAAGTGGCCCTGGATGTAGGGGCACTTTTGGTGATCGATACAGATACCCATGCACCTGGAGACTTGATTTCTTATGAAACTGCCTACAGTTATGGCCTGGGGGCAGGACTGCCTGAAAAGGAAGTTGAAAAAGCATTAACTAAAAATCCAGAAATATTATTAAAGAAAAGGGGTTTGATCTAA
- the hemL gene encoding glutamate-1-semialdehyde 2,1-aminomutase, producing MKSEKLFNESQNFLPGGVSSPVRAFQPYPFFAKKGEGSRLWDVDGNEYLDYCLGYGPLILGHSPEKIINAVYSQMQKGTTYGVPTKKEIDLARMVVDKVPCADMVRFVNSGTEATMSAIRLARGFTGKNKIVKFEGSYHGAHDYVLVKSGSGAACLPDSPGVPEDTTKNTLSAPFNNEEYVSELIASNGSDIAAIIMEPVMANIGCIEPRKGYLKFLREITAENDILLIFDEVITGFRLSEGGAQEYYGINPDLVTMGKIIGGGFPMGAFAGSREIMEFISPCGSVYQAGTFNGNPISITAGLNTLKELDSTFYRDLNSKGKYLRDGIQGILEDNNLDFSLVGLGSMFQIYFNSKRVYDYQDAKNSDIEKFRVYFNNLLSNGVFIPPSQFECCFLSQAHQKEDLDETLEKIEFALKTVAD from the coding sequence ATGAAATCTGAAAAATTATTTAATGAGTCACAAAATTTTTTACCAGGAGGTGTTAGTTCTCCAGTAAGGGCATTTCAACCTTACCCCTTTTTTGCCAAAAAGGGTGAAGGATCACGTTTATGGGACGTGGATGGAAATGAATACCTGGACTACTGTCTGGGATATGGTCCTCTGATTTTAGGCCATAGCCCGGAAAAGATAATTAATGCCGTTTACAGTCAGATGCAAAAAGGTACCACTTACGGGGTTCCCACAAAAAAAGAAATTGATCTAGCCCGGATGGTGGTTGATAAGGTACCCTGTGCCGATATGGTAAGATTTGTGAATTCCGGTACAGAAGCTACCATGAGCGCTATCCGATTAGCAAGGGGATTTACTGGTAAAAATAAGATTGTTAAATTTGAAGGATCTTATCATGGTGCTCATGATTATGTTCTGGTAAAATCAGGATCCGGAGCAGCATGTTTACCTGATTCTCCAGGTGTTCCAGAAGATACTACTAAAAATACTCTATCTGCCCCATTTAATAATGAAGAATATGTAAGTGAGTTAATTGCCAGTAATGGCTCAGACATTGCCGCCATCATCATGGAGCCGGTTATGGCCAATATTGGTTGTATAGAACCTCGCAAAGGATATTTAAAATTTTTAAGAGAAATAACTGCTGAAAATGATATACTTCTTATCTTTGATGAAGTTATCACTGGTTTCAGGCTTTCTGAAGGAGGGGCTCAGGAATATTATGGAATAAATCCAGATTTAGTTACCATGGGTAAAATAATTGGTGGTGGTTTCCCCATGGGTGCTTTTGCTGGATCTAGAGAAATAATGGAATTTATTTCTCCCTGTGGAAGCGTTTATCAAGCAGGTACATTTAATGGTAATCCTATTTCAATTACAGCCGGTTTAAATACTTTAAAAGAATTAGATAGCACTTTTTACAGGGATTTAAATAGTAAAGGCAAATATTTGCGTGATGGAATTCAGGGCATACTGGAAGATAATAACCTGGACTTTAGTCTGGTAGGTTTAGGATCCATGTTTCAGATATACTTTAATTCTAAAAGAGTTTATGATTACCAGGATGCAAAAAATTCAGATATTGAAAAATTCAGGGTTTATTTCAACAATCTGCTCTCAAATGGTGTTTTCATTCCTCCTTCTCAATTTGAGTGTTGTTTCCTCTCCCAAGCGCACCAAAAAGAAGATCTGGATGAAACACTAGAAAAGATAGAATTCGCTTTGAAAACAGTTGCGGATTAG
- the mtxX gene encoding methanogenesis marker protein Mmp4/MtxX, protein MKLIAAGVGKNQKIIEAAQSVKFPVKLFDNEKQLMEMISNPQVKAVVRGSLDSSIISSIKKEYGNNIIRASLIKIKDHEFLLAPVGIDEGKNLEEKALMVELCCEFLKSMGKRPQVAIISGGRSQDVGRSPQIDQSIEEGKHLTSIIKDKYRVKHYYILIEKALQDRCNLILAPDGISGNLIFRSLVLIGSLKSYGAVTLGMNKIFIDTSRDQSKSGYIRALNFAHHLARRDKCTL, encoded by the coding sequence ATGAAGTTAATAGCCGCAGGTGTAGGGAAAAACCAAAAAATTATTGAAGCCGCTCAAAGTGTTAAATTTCCAGTGAAGCTATTTGATAATGAAAAACAGCTTATGGAAATGATTTCTAATCCCCAGGTTAAAGCAGTGGTTAGAGGTTCCCTTGATTCCTCAATAATTTCATCTATAAAAAAAGAATATGGTAATAACATTATTAGAGCTTCTCTTATTAAAATTAAAGACCATGAATTCCTCTTAGCCCCGGTGGGTATTGATGAGGGGAAAAATCTGGAAGAAAAGGCCCTTATGGTGGAACTGTGCTGTGAATTTTTAAAATCAATGGGTAAAAGACCCCAGGTGGCCATTATATCTGGTGGAAGATCACAGGACGTGGGTAGAAGTCCCCAGATTGACCAATCTATTGAGGAAGGAAAACATCTAACCTCCATCATAAAAGATAAATACAGGGTAAAGCACTATTACATATTAATAGAAAAAGCATTGCAAGATAGATGTAATTTAATTTTAGCCCCGGATGGTATTTCTGGAAATTTAATTTTTCGTTCCCTGGTTTTAATTGGATCCCTTAAGAGTTATGGTGCTGTAACCTTAGGAATGAATAAAATATTCATTGATACATCCCGGGATCAAAGTAAAAGTGGTTATATCCGTGCTTTGAATTTTGCTCATCATCTAGCCAGGAGAGATAAATGTACCCTTTAA
- a CDS encoding 2,5-diamino-6-(ribosylamino)-4(3H)-pyrimidinone 5'-phosphate reductase, translating into MRPHVILNAAMTLDGKIATASGSSEISGSEDLERVHGMRKEMDAIMVGINTLLIDDPRLTVHKIPSTVKDNPTRIVVDSQGRTPLSSRILNKDAPTIIAVSKIAPLEKVEKLKKKAEVIICGEKRVDLVCLMEELKLRGLDNLMLEGGSTLNFSMLSSGLVDEVRVAIAPMIAGGSQAKTLVDGEGFDLMKDALKLKLNKSYLLGNDLVVEYSVKNPEKIF; encoded by the coding sequence TTGCGACCTCATGTTATCCTGAATGCAGCCATGACCCTTGATGGTAAAATTGCCACAGCCAGTGGCAGCTCGGAAATATCCGGATCTGAAGATTTAGAAAGAGTCCATGGCATGAGAAAAGAGATGGATGCTATCATGGTGGGAATTAATACCCTCTTAATAGATGATCCTCGCTTAACTGTTCATAAAATCCCATCAACAGTAAAAGATAATCCCACCCGTATTGTAGTGGATAGTCAGGGTCGTACCCCCCTTTCCTCCCGGATTTTAAATAAGGATGCCCCTACTATAATTGCTGTTTCTAAAATAGCTCCTCTTGAAAAGGTTGAAAAGCTAAAAAAGAAAGCTGAAGTCATCATTTGTGGAGAAAAAAGGGTGGATCTTGTTTGTTTAATGGAAGAATTAAAATTAAGAGGATTGGATAATTTGATGTTAGAAGGAGGATCAACCCTTAATTTTTCCATGTTATCCTCTGGTCTGGTGGATGAAGTTAGAGTGGCCATAGCCCCTATGATTGCAGGTGGAAGTCAGGCAAAAACTCTGGTAGATGGGGAGGGATTTGATTTAATGAAAGATGCCTTAAAATTGAAATTAAATAAGAGTTATCTGCTTGGTAATGATTTAGTTGTAGAGTATTCTGTTAAAAATCCTGAAAAAATTTTTTAA
- a CDS encoding TatD family hydrolase: protein MIDTHAHVDFKDFNKNREEVIKRAKDKLMALINSGATLGGNRRALELSKKHKGFIYPTLGFHPVNSSKAEFKVVEEVIDLIEDNIEKAVGIGEAGMDYYHVKDLEGRRKQEKVFKLFANLAAEYELPLVIHARECEEKALNIVKKFNSIPEVVFHCYSGDYQTAQKIIEEEYYVSFSTMICFSKHHQDLAAKIPLKSILTETDSPYLSPFKGEKNEPSFLYEAVNKLAKLQSLPFKKVDKITENNAKYVFKI, encoded by the coding sequence ATGATTGATACCCATGCTCATGTGGATTTTAAAGATTTTAATAAAAACCGGGAAGAGGTTATAAAAAGAGCTAAAGATAAATTAATGGCTTTAATTAACTCTGGAGCTACGTTAGGAGGTAATAGGCGTGCTTTAGAACTCTCCAAAAAACATAAAGGTTTTATATATCCCACCTTAGGTTTTCATCCAGTTAATTCTTCCAAAGCCGAATTCAAAGTAGTAGAAGAAGTTATTGATTTAATTGAAGATAATATCGAAAAGGCGGTGGGTATTGGGGAAGCCGGTATGGATTACTATCATGTTAAAGACCTGGAAGGGCGTCGTAAGCAGGAAAAAGTATTTAAGTTATTTGCTAATCTGGCTGCAGAGTATGAACTTCCACTGGTTATTCATGCTCGGGAATGCGAAGAGAAGGCCTTGAATATAGTAAAAAAATTTAATTCCATACCTGAAGTTGTATTCCACTGTTACAGTGGGGACTACCAAACTGCTCAAAAAATTATAGAAGAAGAGTATTATGTGTCCTTTTCAACCATGATATGTTTTTCTAAACATCACCAGGACTTAGCTGCCAAAATCCCTTTAAAATCCATTTTAACTGAAACCGATAGTCCTTACCTATCTCCATTTAAAGGAGAAAAAAATGAGCCTTCTTTTTTATATGAAGCTGTTAATAAATTAGCTAAATTACAATCATTGCCTTTTAAAAAGGTGGATAAAATTACAGAAAATAATGCGAAATATGTGTTCAAAATCTAG
- a CDS encoding DUF4012 domain-containing protein, producing MEKKDYVIIFLFLAIVGLSILAFQAYASSSYDVTKGETKILLLAVDPGEPRPGPGAVDMAFVLTMNEGDITNVLSVYPFQMAHPTATPPPELRSMGLDKHLLHDALWDADVEKGAKLAQEIVEANTGEKTDIVVMMTPEAVDSFLNIAGPVIIPGYGEVSGNSLTFLREAQSAGASRGAVLEALMKAVASTANDESKYLTLVHVGITQYAQGNIIVVPQGAFIQFLISTGLDPKNI from the coding sequence ATGGAAAAAAAGGATTATGTTATAATATTTTTATTTTTAGCCATAGTAGGCCTTTCTATATTGGCTTTTCAAGCGTATGCATCAAGCTCATACGATGTGACTAAAGGTGAAACTAAAATACTACTTTTAGCTGTTGACCCGGGTGAACCCCGGCCAGGACCAGGAGCAGTGGACATGGCATTTGTACTAACCATGAATGAGGGAGACATAACTAATGTATTATCGGTCTATCCCTTCCAAATGGCTCACCCCACTGCTACACCCCCTCCTGAATTGAGAAGCATGGGTTTGGATAAACATTTACTCCATGATGCACTCTGGGACGCAGATGTAGAAAAAGGTGCAAAATTAGCTCAAGAAATTGTGGAAGCCAATACTGGTGAAAAAACAGATATTGTGGTTATGATGACACCTGAAGCTGTTGATAGCTTTTTAAATATTGCCGGTCCGGTTATTATACCTGGCTATGGTGAGGTTTCTGGAAATTCTCTAACTTTCTTACGAGAAGCTCAATCTGCAGGGGCATCAAGGGGAGCTGTCTTAGAAGCCCTAATGAAAGCAGTAGCCAGTACTGCCAATGATGAAAGTAAATATCTAACACTGGTTCATGTGGGAATTACCCAGTATGCCCAGGGAAACATTATTGTTGTTCCCCAGGGTGCATTTATTCAGTTCTTAATTTCCACTGGACTGGATCCTAAAAATATTTAA
- the uppS gene encoding polyprenyl diphosphate synthase, translated as MYPLKPIYRIYEWYISRNLTQENMPKHVAIIMDGNRRFSKIQGNNKIIEGHKKGIATLERVLDWCVDLGIEIVTAYAFSTENFNRSPEEVKGLMKLFQENFEAIAQNKKIHQNEVQVKAVGKLELLPENVRKAIQIAEESTSSYQKRRVNIAIGYDGRLEIIDAIQKIAQKVKDGELSIEGINEDMVNDNLYTAGLEDPNLIIRTSGEERLSGFLLWQSSYSELYFCDSLWPQLRKVDFLRALRSYQQRERRFGV; from the coding sequence ATGTACCCTTTAAAACCAATTTATAGAATTTATGAATGGTATATTTCACGTAATTTAACACAGGAAAATATGCCCAAACACGTTGCCATAATAATGGATGGTAACCGTCGATTTTCAAAGATTCAGGGAAATAATAAGATAATCGAAGGCCATAAAAAAGGGATAGCTACTCTGGAAAGAGTGCTGGACTGGTGTGTAGATTTAGGAATAGAAATTGTCACCGCCTATGCATTTTCTACAGAAAATTTCAATCGCAGTCCAGAGGAAGTTAAAGGATTGATGAAATTATTCCAGGAAAATTTTGAAGCAATTGCCCAGAATAAAAAAATTCACCAGAATGAAGTCCAGGTAAAAGCAGTAGGTAAACTGGAATTACTCCCGGAAAATGTAAGAAAAGCCATCCAAATAGCCGAAGAATCCACATCTTCTTACCAGAAAAGAAGAGTAAATATAGCCATTGGATATGATGGGCGTTTAGAAATTATTGATGCCATCCAGAAAATTGCACAAAAGGTTAAAGATGGAGAATTAAGTATAGAAGGCATAAATGAAGATATGGTTAATGATAATCTTTACACTGCTGGTTTAGAGGATCCTAACCTGATAATAAGAACAAGTGGAGAAGAAAGATTAAGTGGCTTCCTATTATGGCAATCATCATATTCCGAACTTTACTTCTGCGATAGTTTATGGCCACAACTACGTAAAGTAGATTTTTTAAGGGCATTAAGATCATATCAACAACGTGAAAGACGTTTTGGAGTATAG